Genomic window (Hippoglossus stenolepis isolate QCI-W04-F060 chromosome 11, HSTE1.2, whole genome shotgun sequence):
TTGCCTGCGGATCAGATCAGAATACAGTCCTCCTTTGCTCAGCAGCTCTAAGTGAGACCCAGCcttaaagaaaagaggaaaccaTTAGATACAATTACCATACTACACAGTACATGAAGATGTACTGGATGAGTCAGTTATCTTCTGTGCATCTCTGAACTTTGGACATTTAACAGGATATGACATCACCTCTGTGAGTACTctgccccctcacctccacaatgCGTCCGTTGCTCATGACGCAGATGATGTCAGCCCCTTGAATGGTGCTCAGCCGGTGGGCTATGATGAGCACAGTGCGACCCCTTGTGGCCCTGTCCAGAGCCTCCTGTACCACCCGCTCCGACTCTGCATCCAATGCACTGGTGGCCTCATCCAGCACCAGGATGCAGGGGTTCTTGATCAAGGCGCGGGCGATGGCGATGCGCTGTTTCTGGCCGCCTGAGAGCGTCGCTCCTCGCTCACCTGGGTTTAGAAATCCAGTGCTTAGTATCTACATCTCCCAGAGTTTCTTAAGAGTAGTAAAACCTTAAATGAGAGTACCCACCAACCACAGTGTTGTAGCCGTCTGGGAAACTGGTAATGAAGCGATGAGCATTGGCTTGCTTGGCTGCATTAATGACCTCAGTATCTGTGGCCTCGGGCTTCCCAAAGCGGATGTTCTCCATGACAGATGATCCGAACAAAACCGGCTCCTGCACACAATATTGAAGGATGCAGAACAGTGAGATCTGGACAGCTACAAATGGGACTATTTAAGAATTATATGAAACAAAATATTATTCataaacctgtttttaaaaagaatggGACATACTCATGATGAGCAACCTTTACCTGATTGATAAATCCAATAACTTGCCCCCTGAGCCACGACAGGTCCAGTGTTCGAATGTCAAGTCCATCCACCTTGACTACACCGCTGGTCGGGTCGTAGAAACGCTCCAGCAACGACGCCACCGTGGACTTCCCTACAAAGCATCGGATTGATAAGTGAGGGCTCACCATCAGACTGTTTACAtgtcacacacatttcaattaGAATCAATATATTACCTCCTCCAGATTCTCCAACAATGGCAACAGTTTTACTCGGAGGCAGTGTCAAGCTGAACTTCTTCAAAATCTGATGACCAGGTCTTGTTGGgtaactataaatatatatataaaaaaagaaatcaatagaCATTATCATCTGATGTTAATGTTCAGACAATGTCTACAATTGAACTGATGAGATGAGGTCCTAACCTGAATGAAATGTCCACGAAGTCCACTCTTCCCATCAGATTATGGTACGAGATGCGTCCCCCACTTGACCCAGGGATGGTTGGCTTCAAAACCAGATATTCAAAAACTCTGGCCCCGGAGCTGAGTCCTCTCACCATCTGCAGCAAATGTTCgaaatttacagttttataaataattctaaatgttaaatgtgtatCACTCAGATAACACATACATGCAAAGAATTTTTACTCACCTGTCCAAAAAGGATAGAGATACTGGCCAATGACCTGAGCACAAAGACAACACACCAATTAAATAACACCAGATACATTTATTAGTTAATAGAGAGCAATAATTGTGGAGCGAGTTGTGTCTTTTACCTTTGAACAGTCTGGGAAGCGATCAGGAAAGACATGAGTTCTCCAGGGGTCATTTCATTTCTAGAAATTAAAGTCCCTCCAGCGAAAATAGTTCCCAGAACGATGCCTGGATCAATAgcacacaattaaaaacattacaatgAGAGAAGTCCTGAGACACAACAGCAGTCTGCTTAACATTATGTTGATTAGTTAAAgttggtaacacacacactcacaattcAGGGCAATGTTTGACAGTCCTTGGAAAACTGCTATTCCAGCGCCaagattttcattcatttcacatgATTTGTCCACTTCATAAGAATATAACCTGGAGAAAGACATGATTAAAAttacatgaaattaaaacatattatCTAATACCTCTGAGACACAGTATACTGTGCTCTAAAAGCAGTACAGCTGTGAGTAGATCAAAATATACTCTGACTTACTGGAGCTCCCGCTCTTCCATAGCAAAAGCTTTCACTGTCCGCACATTACCGAGGGCTTCATCTGCCACTCCTGTTGCTTTTGCCACCTGAAATTGATGTTTGGACACAGTCAGACATCAAATTAACATATGTTACAAACAGCAAAGGCTTCATAATATTCAGATTTAAGTGCATCTTTTCATTATGTATAAAACACGCTGTAAGCAGGGACAGACGAAGAAGGACAGATTAAGTTTTCTGTGTAAAAGCATAATTAAGCTTTATCTTCTTAAGATAATTTAACACTGAACGATGTCTTAAGAAAACGATGTTCTGTCCAGTACAAAGAGGtaataaaactcaaacaatacacatatatgtatacaaGACATTGTGCAGTCCTACTCTACCTGTTCTTGAGCCAATCGGGATAGTTTGCGGAGGAACGAGCCAATGAGAGCCCCAGCTCCCACTAGACAGGGAAGGACAACTACAGTCAAACCTGTGAGTTTAGGGGACATGATGTAGAGAGAGACAAAACATCCAACTGTCTGTGTAATACTCCGTAGACCCTGAAAATATGCAAAAAgagtcataaaaaaaaaggaagtggaaGGTTAAAACTAGCAAATAGCTTGTATATCACATGTTGATTATTTTACAACACAGGTTTTCACTTAATACCTGAGAAATGACTAATTTAAAAGACGACTTGAACTCCTGAATGTCAGCAGTCAAACGATTCACCAGCTGCCCAGTTTTATTAGCGTCAAAGAAAGCCACATCTTGCCTGAGAGGAAAAGTAACAATGACAGCGTTAGTAGCGGTTACTTCAACATGTAATCTGTCTATAAGCAGTGCATAGTTAGAGGAACCATGACAGCATGCGTTCTGTAATATGTACCTCAGTAAGGATGCGAAAAGCGTCTTTCTCATGTCCGCTGCCACTCTCTCCCCAACCCGAGAAAGCAGGATGATGTAGCCGGTCGTCAGCAGGCCCTGCACAGTGGGAGAAATGTATATCAACACTACACATACTTGCAACTACTTTATCATAATCATACGATTCTGCTGATTGTTGATGAAGCAGGGGCATTTTAAGCTGGGCAAAATAACAGATTTCTTCTTGTGCACTTACTTGGACACCATACAGGCCGAGCAGCTTCAAGGCAGGACCTCTTATCTCATACATATAATTCCCAGTCTGTTCCCTCAGGTAACGCGCCACAACATTCACCAGATCCCCGAGCATCAAGGGGATTTGAATGTTCAAGATCGCTGCAGCAAAAGCAAGCTGAGAAGAAAGATAATCAGTTTAGCTGATGAGCAATTCCATCACAGCATCGATGACATGTCACTGTCTTTAGTGGCCTTACCACAACAGCCCCCATGAGAGCGAAGAGCTGAGGTTTGACAAATTCCCACAGGATATGCCATTTGAATTCGGGTGGAGGTTTTCTGGCGACAGCTTCCACCAGGGTGTTGTTGTTCACGTCTTCCTCGCAGTACGCCACGTGGCAGAACAGCCGTGCGGAGACCGTGAGCACCGCTGGTCCCAGGATGAACCTCAGGGACACTCCCGGGGGTTTGGATGTCCGGGTGGCAGACTGGCGGACAGCTCTCTGGGTGAGGCGCCACATACGACTGACGGCATGACCCGGCTGTTGGGAGGAGCTGCACCCATTAGACCCTGGAGCTGTATACCACCTGGATTTGACAGAGAAGATTCATCCAATTAGACATAGACTATTATAACCTAAATAATTTAAAGGTTTTACAAAACTAATGTAACAAATGCAAGGCACGTATATTCTCTACTGGCATTATGGCCAGAGAGGCTTTCTGAATCAGGCAATTATCTTTATCAGATAATCTACATTTATTGTATGATTTAAAGTGTATTAACTCTAACCGtattgttaataattaataGAGTTGCTCTTGGAAGTGTGGCTCAATCAAAACCGGATCTTTGAGGCAGATATCGATATCTTTAACTGGGCGATTACAAGATCTGATAATGATATTTAAACTAATAGCATTGTTAATCATTGCAGATGTGgataaagacacattttagaATCAGACATTTTATTGATAGTGAAAACTTAACTGCTCTGTACTCTGTAGCAGAGAGCTCACACTTCCTGCACTGCATATACTTACATACTTAACGCTGATTATGTACTTTTAATATCTTAACCTTCTTTTATGGTTGTCTTCTCTAGTATCCATTGCTTTGGAAAGCATTAGTCTCTAAATCTGAATGTTTAACATCCTAGGTTTTTCCAATAACCTGTCAAACACTAACAAGTGCATTTTGATATAATAAAGATGGATTGCTATAgtggctgacacacacacatatccacatTAAGCAGCACTAGGAAGGATCACTGTGAACAGTACTGTGAGTATAAACCTCAAACTACTTAAGAATCCTAAGTGATTCCCTTCAAAGTGATGTTAAACAACTGACATTAGCCTCAGAAGCAGCCGGTCCCATTACTTTACCGTGACAGCTTCCAGAAGTCAGCCTGTTTGTGGCAGCGCGGGTACAACGACAGTGAACGCACCGGAGCCGCGATGGTCGCTTTACTGCAAAGGATCTGAAACATGTTCGATGCTTAATTCAGGGATGACAAACTCATCAGGTCAAAATAATCAGTGCGCTAAACTGTAATCCACGGCCATCCTGCGGGCTGCCATGTTGGGTCtgacccacaatgcattgctCTGTGTCTAATCTGAACCTGTGATTTCAGGTCTGTGACAACATCGAGCAGCTTCATGTCACAACAGCTGATGATCTGCAGGATTTTAAGCGATTTGTGAAACACTTGATGAACCGAGACGCGACAAAAAACACGAATTTGTCCGGTTAAACCTCAAAAACTACAATCGTTAACCGGAAATGACATCAATGTATGCCGCGTTCATGTAATTTAATTCCAATCGTAATTACGATTAAACGTCAAGATTCAGGAAGATTTATTGTCATCCCAAAACGTGAGGTATATGAGAGGTCCCGGTAAGCagcaaataaatgtaatgaaataaaaacaataaaacaatagaatctCTAACTAAACAAGGAGTCTGTTGTTTctattatattgtatttctcATTCATATGTATTGAACATGTCTAATAATAATGCAGTGAAGAGAACTTTGCAGGGTAGAATTTGACGTTTATACATAAACTGAACGATAACATCATGGATtgccacacatacacaccacagCAAAATAGCAAAGGTTATGCTATTTGTTTGGTGTgactagatagatagatagatagatagatagatagatagatagatactttattgatcccgagggaaatttaGGTATCCAGTagcacacaaaacagtcaaacacaaaagcatAAGGATCATAAAACGTCAAAATGAGTCAAGAATAAattcactgcagtgagatgaaagtctCACCACCAGAACTACTACAAAGCTGACACTGTAAAAAAGTATGTGCTAATGGAGATACTGACAATTCAGATATAAGTATTGACTAACATAGCCTGTACACTTATGGTACAGcagatgtgtatttaaagaaaaaggtgaaaacagtgcaagaataaaacttaaaatataaaacaaaaaaaatataaaatcaaactaGGGCTGCGAGCAGCATTGTGCGGCCGAGCACTTGCAAACTCGGGACCTGATGCGGCCACAGGAGAGGTCGGGCACCGGGTGAAACTCCGAACCATggccactaatcacgcattaTGGTCCAGACCATCAAGTGCAGACCACACGGGGAAAATCTTATGTAAATCTAATTTAAGTTGTAAAATgaggcttacttcctgttgccaatAGGTGGTACTATCACTGCATaaagactaatatatctgttcaggtcaaaaacaatcttgtttctcttcagatcgtatataaatctttcacctttgcaacaTCTGAGACATCACATgaatctatgaccactgacactgacattatACAGATACAACGACCTCATgctttgatggcgtgtaatcaaactttgacgccgCGCCAGGTCAAAGGACCAAAAGATGTCGTGTTACGAGAACTCAAAAATCGAGGTAGTTTTAATCTCCATATTGTTGAGATGACCCTCGCCGAATTttaagttgatctgatgaaagctctaagACGCGAGTGTTCTCCTTGTTATTCCCCGCTCTGTCCGAGCCTCCCTGAACGCGGCATTAAACCCGAAGTGACGTCAATGACGTTTTGTTGACATTTGTttgtgaaagacaaaaacactggACCCACACGGGACGGTGTGTTTTCTGGAGACAGAGCCCCGGGACATACTGAGGAGCACCGGGTCGTGATTCAAAACGCAGCCGCGTGTGTGGCAGGAGCCGCGGCCACGGGCTGAAGCGGAGACGGAGGAAGACCCAGAGCagatggaagaaaacaaaccgTCGTCACCCTGACTACACGAGAGGCTGAATCATTCACAGGCTAACCAGCCACCACACAGCTTTCCGCCACACTTAGCTCGTGTACAGGCGTTTTGTGTGTATTCATCACCAGCAGAATATCCGTCTTCTTATTTTTAAACTGCTTCCAAGTATTCTGCATCCTGTCGCGGCAGTGTTGGGTTACACAAGCGTCCGTCCGTCACACTAGCAAGTTAGCAGGCTACTGTTAGCCTCGGCTAACGCTGCCCTAACTTGAAGTGCTGGAGGAACCAGCTGCAGCATGTAGCCGGGGTCCCGACACTGGATTCGTGTCAGACTGTGTTTACCACACGAGAAGCCGTCAGCTGGGACACACCTGGAGAATGTGAAGCACAATGGCCAACTTGGAAGCTTACCAGGAGTACCAGAGGATTGAGGACTTCGAGGAGGACTCTCCTCCGGGCGAGGAGGATTTACTAGTGCATGTGCCCGAAGGCCTGAAAGGTAAGCGTGTTATTACTAAATTATAACTATATCAAAAACTACAACTGCTCTTCAATGCTATCGGCCTCCCTCTCTGAGAAAAGGCACAACGATAACCTTGTTGGTTTTGAAGATAACACGATGCAACTGGGTCAAGGTTGGTGGGCgattgtgatttatttaatgCCTTGCTTTTCTGTTACAGACTCATGGCACCATATCAAGAACCTGGATAACTTCTTCACCAGGATATCCTTTTAATTACAGTGCAGTTAAATAACAGGTCTGCCAAAGTGCACTGTCATTGCACATGTCACTGGGTTCAGATCGTGCTGATTCAGATGCACTGTCACTAATCATATTTAGAAACTGTTACTTCTTGACTGTGTTACTACAAGGagcaaagtgaaagtgaattttTCTACAGAACTTCCagtctgatgtttgttttatttgttatatctTGTGTTGTGCTAAACAATATCTTTCCTTGATCAATGTACATATAGTGACTGTTCAAATACAAAGTCATGTTTGATGTTCTCTAGCTCAAATGATTTCAGATTTCCCTTAACCAGCCGGTCCACATCTATCATTTTCATCAGAAGAATGGCTTTGCTTGTATGATGTTGTCAGAGTTCTTTGAACTTGTGTAAGTATGAGAGTACAGAGTTCACATACCTAAGGGATGCACTGTGAGATATGAAGAGGGATGTGCTTTTATTCCAGTGCACTAGGTTGAGGTTGATTGATGATGCAGTTCCAACAGGATGATTGTTCCTTGTAAACCTTATTTATGACTTTTGTAACTTCATATTTATGACttttgtaacttcatgttttgACAGTCATGTGTGCCTTAGGCTTCAGCATGAACAAGCTCAACCAGATGATTCCCCCAGCAGTTCCACATGAGCTTCCTGGgaatgtgtttactttgtctCCTAGAACTGTAATTCCATTAGCTGTAATCCATTCATTTCAGTCCAGCGTGTCAGTTGaacatttagtttattttaccATCTTGCTGCTACCGTGTCAGTAGGTTATCTCTGTTACTGGTGTTGGCCTGAATCTGGCGAGTGGCCAGGGGGCTGCTTCAACCATTAGCTCTAGAAATCTGTCTTCATAATGACAGTTCAAAACAAACCTCAGCCTGTCTGTCGACATATTTAATAAGGGAACTGCAATTGATCT
Coding sequences:
- the abcb8 gene encoding mitochondrial potassium channel ATP-binding subunit, whose product is MFQILCSKATIAAPVRSLSLYPRCHKQADFWKLSRWYTAPGSNGCSSSQQPGHAVSRMWRLTQRAVRQSATRTSKPPGVSLRFILGPAVLTVSARLFCHVAYCEEDVNNNTLVEAVARKPPPEFKWHILWEFVKPQLFALMGAVVLAFAAAILNIQIPLMLGDLVNVVARYLREQTGNYMYEIRGPALKLLGLYGVQGLLTTGYIILLSRVGERVAADMRKTLFASLLRQDVAFFDANKTGQLVNRLTADIQEFKSSFKLVISQGLRSITQTVGCFVSLYIMSPKLTGLTVVVLPCLVGAGALIGSFLRKLSRLAQEQVAKATGVADEALGNVRTVKAFAMEERELQLYSYEVDKSCEMNENLGAGIAVFQGLSNIALNCIVLGTIFAGGTLISRNEMTPGELMSFLIASQTVQRSLASISILFGQMVRGLSSGARVFEYLVLKPTIPGSSGGRISYHNLMGRVDFVDISFSYPTRPGHQILKKFSLTLPPSKTVAIVGESGGGKSTVASLLERFYDPTSGVVKVDGLDIRTLDLSWLRGQVIGFINQEPVLFGSSVMENIRFGKPEATDTEVINAAKQANAHRFITSFPDGYNTVVGERGATLSGGQKQRIAIARALIKNPCILVLDEATSALDAESERVVQEALDRATRGRTVLIIAHRLSTIQGADIICVMSNGRIVEAGSHLELLSKGGLYSDLIRRQRAEGHK